ACTTTGAGTGTAGTTTTTGAAAAGATGTTATTTAgactgtatatttttttcttcttttttgagttaGTGCCAATTATAACATTTTAATCAAACTGGAACAAATTGCTATTAAAATGGatcatttctttattaaaagAAAGAGGAATAGTGAAGTGAAATACACAGAAGCATGTTCAAGTTCATCTGTTGAATCTGGAATTGTGAATAGTGACAATATTGAGAAAAATACTGACTCCAATCTGCAAACTTCAACTTCATTTGAGccacatttcaaaaagaaaaaagtaagtgcAAGACGTTATAATGAAGATTACTTAAAATATGGCTTTATCAAATGTGAAAAACCCTTTGAAAATGACAGACCTCAGTGTGTTATTTGTAATAATATTCTTGCGAATGAAAGCTTAAAACCTTCGAAATTAAAAAGGCACTTAGAAACTCAGCATGCTGAACTTATTGATAAGCCtcttgaatattttcaaagaaagaaaaaagacataaagtTATCAACACAATTTCTTAGTTGTTCTACTGCTGTTAGTGAGAAAGCCTTATTATCATCATATTTAGTTGCATATCGTGTGGCAAAAGAGAAAATAGCTAACACAGCTGCTGAAAAAATTATTCTTCCAGCATGTTTGGATATGGTGCGTACAATATTTGATGATAAATCAGCTGATAAATTAAAAACTATACCTAATGATAACACAGTATCTCTTCGAATTTGTACTATTGCAGAACATTTAGAAACAATGCTTATTACTCGTTTACAGTCTGGTATAGATTTTGCAATCCAGCTTGATGAAAGCACTGATATTGGAAGCTGCACAACACTTTTAGTTTATGTCAGATATGCGTGGCAAGATGATTTTTTGGaggattttttgtgttttttaaatttaacctcACACCtaagtggtttagatatttttacagaattagaaaggCACATAGTTGGCCAATATAAATTAAACTGGAAAAACTGTAAAGGAATTACAAGTGATGGCACAGCAACCATGACTGGAAAACATAGCagagtaattaaaaaattactagaaGTTACTAATAATGGTGCTGTGTGGAATCATTGTTTTATACATCGTGAAGGTTTAGCATCCAGAGAAATTCCACAGAATCTCATGGAAGTATTGAAAAATGCAGTGaaagttgttaattttattaaaggaAGCTCATTGAATAGCCGGCTTCTTGAAACATTTTGTTCAGAGATTGGAACTAATCATACCCACTTACTATATCATACCAAAATTCGTTGGTTGTCTCAAGGGAAAATACTAAGCAGGGTTTATGAGCTCAGGAATGAGATTCACTTTTTtctcattgaaaaaaaatctcatttggcAAGTATTTTTGAAGATGATACTTGGGTAACAAAATTGGCATATTTAACTGATATTTTTAGCATTCTTAATGAACTGAGTTTAAAACTACAGGGGAAAAACAGTGATGTATTCCAACATGTTGAACATATCCAGGGATTTCGAAAGACATTATTGTTATGGCAAGTAAGACTTAAAAGTAATCGTCCTAGCTATTACATGTTTCCAAGATTTTTGCAGCATATTGAAGAGAATAttattaatgaaaacattttgaaagaaataaaattagagatattGTTGCATCTCACTTCTCTGTCTCAAACTTTTAACCATTTCtttccagaagaaaaatttgaaacattAAGGGAAAACAGTTGGGTAAAAGATCCATTTGCTTTTCGAAACCCTGAATCAATAATTGAGCTAAACTTGGTGCCTGAAGAAGAGAATGAATTATTGCAGCTTAGTTCTTCATATACATTGAAGAATGATTATGAAACCTTAAGTTTATCAGCATTTTGGATGAAGGTAAAGGAAGACTTTCCATTGTTAAGTAGAAAGAGTGTCCTGCTATTGCTACCATTCACAACAACTAGTTTGTGTGAACTAGGGTTTTCCATCTTAACGCagttaaaaacaaaggaaagaaatgggcTGAATTGTGCAGCAGCTATGCGGGTAGCATTATCTTCCTGTGTTCCAGACTGGAATGAACTTATGAACAGGCAAGCACACCCATCATAGTAAATAAAAATCTTACCTAGCTTTTGTCTTTGTATTTCTTAGTTTGTAGTATTTTTCTATGTTATATTTAAATGGTACTATAATATTGTGAtacttttgttatgttttaatttttgttatatttaataaaattattttatgttcattgaacaaaaatttaatgaatttcTGTTAGAGGCCAGGAACTATTCCAGAGACATTTGGGATAcaaaagtgaacaaaacagataattCCCTAGTAGAGTTTATATCCTGGCAAGGAGAAATTGACAATAAACCTAATAAATAAGGTTTATAATATTTAGAAGCTATTAAGTGCTATGGAAAGAGTAGTAAGAAGGAAGGTCAGGGAAGTACTGGGGAACCAAAGCATGAAGGGTTCTGTAGACCATTATTGGGCCTCTGGCTTTTGTCAGTGGACTAGAGAACAGTTGAAGGGTTTAAGCAAAGGAGAGAAATGATCTGAGCTAGGTTTTAAAAGACACTCTGGTCACTATTTTAAATTCTTAGGGTAAGTCTGAATTAAATGTTACTTTCCcctcactgggcatggtggctcagacctgtaatccccacactttggcaGGCCATGGCAGAAGgatctgttgagcccaggagttcaagaccatcctgggcaacatagtgagaccttatttctactaaaaatacttttaaaataagtcaggtgtggtggtgcacacctgtagtcccagctactcaggaggctgtggcaggagggtcgcttgacctcaggagtttgaagttgcagtcatctatgattgcaccactgcagtccagcctgagcaacagagtgaaaccctgtctcgaaaaaattaaatgttacttACCTAAAAAAACCTTTTCTAACCACCCTAGGGTAAATCCTCCattattcctttatttctttgttttccttgtagtatataatttgtaataattttgatTACTGATTGTCATTCTGCCACCCTggagtatataatttttaattatctgaTTACTGTTATTCTTCTAGTAGGGGAGGTGATATCCATTTGCCTGATACATAGTATGTGTTCAATACACATTtgctaaagaataaatgaatcaataataCCTAACATCTCTAATTTGCAGTCATTCCCAAGAGTAATTATTAAATATGTGGcaaatttctttgccttttttacttttaaaaatctaattttgaCATAACTGCTGTAACCATCCAGAAACGGCATTGATGTTGCTTCACGTTGTTGCTGATGCTTAAGCAATGTATATTGTGTAATATACAATATAGTCTTCAAACTAATTTCAACTTCTGCCTTTCTGTGTACTCCCTTATCCCACTGGGTGATATTATTTGGCATGGTCATTCTCATTAAAATCATACAGGATAGTAATTCCTTTCCATCtgctaccatgcctagccttatttaatttttcagatattctattctattgaaggtaattgattttttctttttttttaatgcttgaaATAAAGTGTTGAAAAACAATTCCCTGTGAATAGCTCATATTTCTGCACAGTCTGAATCCCGTTTGACCATGTTCACATCCAAATTAAGAATGTGTAAAGGAAACATTCCAGGATAGTGACGCTAGAGATAGCACCTCCCCTAGAGACATCCCAGGGAAGTAAAGATAAAGCCTTCTCTTTTCTCACGCCAGGAGGGGAATTTGCCTGCATTCCAGAAATAATGAGTAATCTCTCTGGAGAAGACGGGCAGACATGTCAGCAGCCCCATAAAAGCCTAGAGACTTAAAATTTGGGGCTCCTCTTCTGTAGTGCAACCCACTCCATGCAGAGGTAACACCTGGCCCTTACTGTATTACGTTATAGGAATTGGAGCACGGGGAACACATACAATGCTACTCTGGCTGCTGTTTTTGCTATGAATAAGAAATGGTGTCTCTGATCCAGAggtttgtgtgtttctgtgtgtctcctctgtaaaatctcttttaccatgtaaggtaacattcaTGGGTTTCAGGGAGTAGGATGTAGACATCTTTGAGGAGGCCATTATTAAGCCTACTGTAGCACCCTCTGGTCCCCAAAGACTCATCCATCCCATGTGAAAAATACATTCACCCCTCCTAGGGTCCCCATAAATCACAACCCATTATAGCATCAGCTCAAGTCCAAATCTCATCTAAGTTTCATCAACTAAAaagtcccaaatctcatatctaaATTAGATATGGGTGCAGCTCTGAGTATAATCTATTCTGGGGCAAAATTTTTTATCTAAGGACCTATGAAACTAGAAAGCAAGTTCTGTGCTCTACAACAGTAGTGGGACAGAAATAGGGTAACAGTCATAGATGTTCCCAttcaaaaagggagaaaaagccaAAAAGAAGACACCAGCCAATCCCTTTCAAAGTCCCATGGACAAACTGCATTAGGTTACTAAGCCTGGGAATAGCtgtggctcctgcacctgccctcTGTACCTGGGGCTCCACCCTCAGAGCCATCTTTTTTGATGAGGAGTACCACATGTCTGCTACTAAATAGTTTTATTAGCCCATTTCCTGCTAGTAGAATTTAGGGAACTCAGTTgccttctttcatttcaaccacTCTGTCCCTTTTAGTCCAATTTGACAGTGTTTCTATTGGTAAACAAAACATTGTGAGTCATAGGGATTCACTCCATTGAAAGAGGCTTCTCAACAGATGTTTCCTGAATAATCCTATCTCTAGTTGGGGCTTCTGCTGAGATTGGTTGAGGGGGTTTGTGAGTCACATGCCTCTTCAAAGAGCCCTCTGTGTATCTGAATACTGTAATCCGTTGTGCTTCCTAAGCAGTAGCAAAAGACTACccacacttaaaaatagttaagataataaatttcatattgtgtatattttaccacattttaaaattcaaaaactttttaaaaaaggatgtgCAGCCATATTGTTGGCTTTCTCACCAGAGCATGTTTTCCTTACAGTGGATCTCTTAGCTTTGGCATTTTTTGCAATCTGGATAGGCTGAGAATTTCTCAAATCATCAAATCATAGTTTCATTTTCTAACAGTTCTCTCAGTTTAtcccttttctctctcatttttctaaAAGTAACAAGAAAAATCCAAGTCAGACCTTCATCACTGCTTGGAAACTTCAACTATACAAGTTCATTGCTTAAAAGTTCTGTTTTCTTACAATTATAGGACACAATTCATCTAAGCTTTCTACCACTGTATAACAAGAACCCTCTTTCCTTTAGTTTCCAAAAATATGTTTCTCAATTTCTTGTGAGCCCTCACCAGCAGCACTTTTAACATCTATATTTCTACAGTTTATGGTGTGTTAAGATTTTCTCTAGTATGATACAGGTTTTCTCTACCATGCTGTTCACTTACTTCCGAGCCCTCATAACACCCGTATTTTTACTAACAGCCTATTTGAGCATATTTAGGCCTCTTCTATCATATTCCTAAGAATTCTTCCAGTCTCTCTACAGATTATCCAAATCCAAATTACTTCCATAATTTTAGTGTTTGTTACAGCAAAGTTGTCATAATTTGGGGCCAGAAAAATCTTTCTCTTGATGACTGAACTCACCTATTCTCCaatcttgcttttttctttgggATGCCTTCCTTGTGGCCTCTGGTCAAGATTAAACAAGAATAATAGTCCTACTCCTGGTGATTCCCAAGTTCAACCTTACAAATGAAGGGGAAAAGGGGCAGAAAGAGTGATGGTTTCAGGTACCCTAAtctgtatttgtttcctattgCTACTTTAGCGAATTGCCacatagtggcttaaagcaacgtaaatttattcttttttggagTCCAATGTATACTGCGCAAAAGTCGAGGTATCAGCAGGATTCATTCCATCTGGATTATTCAGGGAAGAATGTTTCCTTACCCTTCCAAGCTTCTGAAGTCTGCCTGCGTCCCCTGTCTAATGGCTCCTTCCTgcatcttcagagccagcagcaTAATATCTTCAAGTATCTCTCTGCTTTTGCCATCACAttattttctctgtgtctctgatTTACCTGACTTCCTCCTGTAAGGACTCTTAAGATGACATTGGACTCATCCAGATCAGCCAGTATAATCtgctcatctcaagatccttaatttaatcacatctgcaaaggccTTCTTACTATGTAAAGTAACGTATTCATAGGCTCCAGGgtttaggacatggacatctttgctGGGCTATTTTTCAGCCTTCCACAACAGACAATAAACACACAGAACATATTAGATAAGCATTCAAAACCATCATTGAGAGCACACTATGAAACACTATTCTAAGGCCTTTAAATGCATAATCTCTCTTCATTCTCTGGCAATCAAGAATTTTGGCTGAGAAAAGAAACACAGTTTTCAATAAGGAAGCTCAGAAATTATTGATAACTCATAATGATCAAGAGAACAAAGTGAAAATGCCTTAGCATTGTGCTCAATGGTTTTAAGATATGACCCTAACTTTCCTGTCCAATCTCCATCTGCATCCTGTTTACCAATCAAACTAAACTTTCAACTGTTTTCAGAAGCTCCAtggtttttccttttctgcctttgCTCAGGCAATTCGTTCCATCTGAAATCTCTTTTCCGCCAACTGTGTATATCAGCATACTActatttcttctagaaatttatatAAGTGGAGTAATAAagtttgtgttcttttacatctagcttctttcattcagcatatttttaaaagatttgtcatttttttgtattGCTAAATAATACTCTATTATATGATGATATTACAAGTTATTaatctattgttgttggacatttgcatTGTTTGCTGTTTTGAGTTACGAATTAAGCTTCTACAAACATGGGCACAAATCTTTGCAtagatgtattttcatttttcctttggtaaatacctaggaatggaatatCTTCTCTGGTGAGGCATTTGTTTAACTATTTTGCCAATTTTAAGATGtggttgtttttcttatttttgagtttgTTGGATATAAAAAGCTCCAGGAATAAATGCTCGGTGCCGTGAAGTAAAATCAGCAGTCAGGCAAAAGTTTAAtcctctcagcaaggcaattgacttctgcagaagggtgccaCTTGCGTCAACTAAGATCGCAAGAGCACAGAGAACAAAGGAGACTGGGGGTTTTTATATCCTTAACGCAATTCCTACTTCTGTGTCCCTCCCCCATGGGTAGGGTCAGACTGCACAATCTGAGCTGACCCTATTGGCtacttgtacatatttttctaaatataaaagcgGAGGGGGACGTGAGGTACAGAGGTGGAGCATGTGAGACGTGCAGTTTCGGGGACACAATGGGTGCAGGTAACCAAGGGAAGAGATGTGAGTTATTGATTAGGGATGACAGAAAAGGGGTAGGCTGTTTTACAGTAACTAGGGACAAGGAGGAACAGGAAAGTTGAGTTTGAGAACAAAAGACAAGGAAGTTAGCAGGCTACATTTTTGAAGAGAAACTCAGAGAAATTCATTGTATCTTACAACTCCtcccttttaaattttcttacgATTTTTCTCTTCAAACTCTTTAACATGTCTTGGCTTTGCCGTTTGTTTTGATCTTCTAAAAGGAAAAGCTTACTTGAATAAGGTGGAGGAGAACTAAGGGAGGCTTTAGTAAGTGCTGTTTGTACAATCTTTTGTATTTGCCTATGGATGCATGGTATGACACATCACCTAACGAGTTCGCCTAGTACGATTGCAAGAGAAATAAGAATTGAGGCTATGTTTCCTTTATATTTACCAAACCGCTTTCCTAGCCATTCTGAAATAGGGTCATTGACTTCAGAATTTTTAGTTAATGCATTGGATAAAGCGGTAAATCCCTGCAAGGCCTTTGTTATGCTTCCATTGGGAGCAGTGTTGTTTGGGATGAAGGTACAATATTGGGTTTTAATTATAACACAAACCCCACATTTTTGGCTAATAACATGTCTAGAGCTATTCTGTTTTCCCAAGTCATTTGGCTAGTAGGCCTTAATTGGTCAGCTATTCCTTTGATAGCATCCTTGGTGTAATTAATAAACTGTTGCTGATTATAATAGATGTAATTTATCCaagctacatttttattaatagttacCTGTGGAAATATGGATTTAAATTCTGCAGCTATTTGGTCATGGACTTTGAATCTGTTAGGCACTTCTTGTGGGACTCCAATGACGTCTATGTTAACTTGAGAGTCAAAAGATCCATAAGAggcttttcttattattttttttttttggcgggggaggtgttgtggtttttctttttctggttgatgaaatgtcaaggtgaaagggatagccaattaGACAAGAGTGTAAGTACCACTCCAGTTACCTGGCAGAGTGTCCAGTAAGTGTTCACCACAATACAACCATACATCTGTTTGAGGATGACTAAGGGCAGACTGATGAGTAGGCTCCTGGAAAGGCTTAAGCTCACGGCATCCCATTAGGCTTCCAAGGAATGAATTCTCCCCCTGTGGTGACAGACACAAGGTGAAATTGACGTCGGGAAAAGGAAGCTGAGTGGTCCTCGGGGGCTGACTCGCAGGGTGTTGGACTTCGGGATATAGCGGGGAGAGAGCCTGGCATGATTTGTTGCCCCAAGCCGTAGAATCCTGGAAGagagctaccatgcagcccaTGCCCGGTCAACTGGAAGACCATCCGAGTGGAAAGGGGACTCTCTGGGCCTCCAGCCGGCCGTGCACACAAGCATAACAACTGCTTTTATTTAATGtacttgggaggtgagcatgCACAATGTGTTTAGGAAGCTGTATGCAtgccatctgaggctttcttccatTTTCCAGGGGAGTGCCCCTGGAAGGTCATACTccaccattttgtctcttaatgtaCATGCCCTGGAAGTTGCTTTTCCCTGGTCTCTGCATTCAATTAACTGTTTAGTGCCGCAGGTGTGGACCATAaggaaatggcctctccctggtgtcagctgccaatttatcacttttaaaGAGGCAATGTAATAAGTGCTAAACCATCACCCGACATTCCTAGTGGGTGGGGGAAGAGCCCTCTCCTGCTCCACTCATGCCTGTCTAACTACATGTAACACacagaactttttcttttctttttttaagctcatcagctaatGCTAGTGCTTTTTATGTGTGGCTGAAGTTAGTGTTAGTCTTATGTTAGTGTTAGTGTTTTTTATGTGTGGCTtattccaatgtggcccagggaagccacaAGATTGGACAACCCTGTTTTTTACATACAtgcctttgtcagatacatgtaTTGCAAGTACATCCCAATTTGTGGATTGCTCATTTTCTTAGTGGTGTTTTTTGAAGAGCAGAATTTCTTAGCTTTGATGAATGtcaatatataaatttgttttttggcttttggtATGTAGAcccaaaataaaatagatataaataacCCCAAGAGCATAAATAATAGCAACATGtagtaaaataattaagaagttATGTATTTTGGATGTTTATTacctttgcttttatttatttttttgagacggagtctcgctttgcagcccaggctgagattgcagtgtgcaatctcagctcactgcaagctccacttgccaggttcataccattctcctgcctcagcctcccaagtagctgggaccaaaggcacccgccaccacacccagctaatgttttgtatttttagtagagacggggtttcaccatgttagccaggatggtctcaaactcctgacctcatgatccacccacctcggcctcccaaagtgctgggattacaggcatgagccactgcgcccagcctgcttttaatataatttattttagtgtaagtttatataatttaatttttaatatgactGTGTTTAACAAATGGCTCCCAGATTTTtgatacatttttgaaaatatacctgTCAAATATTGTCAGCCAGTTTCAGTGCATGACTGCCTGTGGTATCATTTAACATGTCCCTCTATCctctatatttcctgaaaacTGTAGTTAAATCTGAAAGTTTGCTAGATTCAGattagagagatagatagatagacagacagatgcaTGGATACTTCAGAAGTGGTGCTGTGTATTTCCTGTTGCCTCACACATCAAGATAAAGTCATGTTTTGAGGGTTTGTGAGGTATGAAAGACTTCTTCCCTCAAAAAAAACTCATCCCCCTTGACAATAAATAAGAtgaatataaacaaaatgaaaaaggagtaaaccatgagggaaaagagaaaagaagaggagttGTCAGGAACAGAATTTGGGATGgtggaaagaaaatgaggaaggggTAACAATTTAGTTGGCCAGTGAAGGCTGAAACTTCAGTTAGCTAGTGGGGAAAGAGAATGTAAGCTGTGAAGAAAGTTGTTTGATGTCATGAACCCTCAAAAGGAAGAGGAATTGGAAGAACGGTCTGTCACTAAGATGAAAGTGGGAGTGGATGTAGGGCTGGAAGTCAAAAAAGTAATTGGAAGTCCAAGAATGCCCTCCCTAATCCTGTGCAGTAACATATTTCCTGAAGAGTAGACCAAAGATTCTAGGTTGTGGGGTACCAGGCATCACTGAGGCCAGAGCTTCTACTAAAAATGTGGTGAGAGAGGAGGGGTAAGTGAAAATCTTTATACTGAATAGTGAGATTCTCCCAGCCACCTTCCCCCACTCAGCTCCACATTTGCTATCATCCAGGCATATATCCTTCCAGGTAGAAAATACGaatattaggccaggcacggtggctcacgcctgtaatcccagcactttgggaggctgaggcgggcggatcacgagatcaggagatcaagaccatcctggctaacatggtgaatccccgtctctactaaaaatacaaaaaaaattcgccaggcgtggtggtgggcacctgtagtcccagctacttgggaggctgaggcgggagaatggcatgaatccaggaggcggagcttgcagtgagccgagatcgcgccactacactccagcctgggcgaaagagcgagactctgtctcaaaaaaaaaaaaaaaaaaaaaggaatattactCTCTGGAAAAACGGACTGTCCAAGAGAAAATGACAGGTATCTCTTAGTGATAAAGTGCAGTATGTTCATCCTACAGGGCAGCCCACCCTTTGACAAACTCTGACCATTTGCCTTGAGCCTGCTTCTAATTAGTGCCTGATATGGTATGGCTGcatccccaaccaaatctcatcttgaattgtagttcccacaattCCCTCATGTCATATGAGGGactcggtgggaggtaattgaatcatgggggtgggtctttcccattcTGATAATAAtgaataagtttcacaagatctgatggttttataaaggggagtacccctgcacaagctctctcttgcctacTGCCGTGTAAGACGTGTCTGTTGCCTTCTgccaaattacccagtctcgggtatgtctttatctgcaGTGCGACAATGAACTAATACTGTTCCTtatgtttttctgtgtttgtaAAAATAATCAGCCAAAGGTCATCAGTTTATTTGAGGGAAACTTCTCACATTAAAGCCAGTCACCAAAATGGAAATAAGGCACTCAAAGGAAACAGACATTggcagaagaaaatttaaaagaaaaatgaaaaacctaCATCTGTAATAAAAGCCTCAGAAATATTCACAAAACAGCAAGAGAAgattataaaaagcaaaaagaccTGAAAGTGTAGAACAcaactgtatatatatgtatatatagatatatatagtataaattttaaaaagcaacagagAAGTTGGAAGATAATGATAAATTTATATTCAAGAAAGTATAAGAagacaaagtaaagaaaaaagggggaaatatagaaaattaaagaCTAGGAAGTCTAACAAGGAAATCATTCCTATATGAGTAACAGgaatttcagaaagagaaaacagaatttgGAGGTGGGGAAATTaccaaaaaattgagaaaatatctCAGTATTTAAAGACACGAGTTTGTAGGTTAAAAGGGCTCATGGATTGTCCAGTACAATGAAAAACAACTACTTTTGCCCAAGTTCATCTCTGAAATTTCATACTCctaagaatagaaggaaattctgaaaatttccagatagaaaaaaacaggccaaagaataaaaaacaaaacaaacaacaaaaaaggtcaAATAAACAGGAATAGGAAAATGGGTTCAGATTTCTCAACAGCAACACAGAAAACAATGGAACACAGTCTTCAAAATTTTGAAGGGAAATGCTTTCCAATGCAAAAATGTACCCAACCAAATTCTCAATCAAGTGTGAGGTTAGAATAATGACACTTTGAATTCTTATGCAAAAATCTCAGACATCCAATCAAATTCTCAATTAAGTGTGAAGGTAGAATAATGACATTTTGAATTCTTATGCAAAAAATCTCAGAAAGTTTAGTCCCTGTGTGTCTTCTCAAGAAGCTATTGGAAGATGTGCTCCATAAAACGAGAAAGAGAAGGATGTGAGATCTagttgtattagttcgttttcatgctgctcataaagacacacctgaaactgggaacaGAAAGAGggttaattggacttacagttctgc
This DNA window, taken from Pan troglodytes isolate AG18354 chromosome 3, NHGRI_mPanTro3-v2.0_pri, whole genome shotgun sequence, encodes the following:
- the FAM200B gene encoding protein FAM200B; the encoded protein is MDHFFIKRKRNSEVKYTEACSSSSVESGIVNSDNIEKNTDSNLQTSTSFEPHFKKKKVSARRYNEDYLKYGFIKCEKPFENDRPQCVICNNILANESLKPSKLKRHLETQHAELIDKPLEYFQRKKKDIKLSTQFLSCSTAVSEKALLSSYLVAYRVAKEKIANTAAEKIILPACLDMVRTIFDDKSADKLKTIPNDNTVSLRICTIAEHLETMLITRLQSGIDFAIQLDESTDIGSCTTLLVYVRYAWQDDFLEDFLCFLNLTSHLSGLDIFTELERHIVGQYKLNWKNCKGITSDGTATMTGKHSRVIKKLLEVTNNGAVWNHCFIHREGLASREIPQNLMEVLKNAVKVVNFIKGSSLNSRLLETFCSEIGTNHTHLLYHTKIRWLSQGKILSRVYELRNEIHFFLIEKKSHLASIFEDDTWVTKLAYLTDIFSILNELSLKLQGKNSDVFQHVEHIQGFRKTLLLWQVRLKSNRPSYYMFPRFLQHIEENIINENILKEIKLEILLHLTSLSQTFNHFFPEEKFETLRENSWVKDPFAFRNPESIIELNLVPEEENELLQLSSSYTLKNDYETLSLSAFWMKVKEDFPLLSRKSVLLLLPFTTTSLCELGFSILTQLKTKERNGLNCAAAMRVALSSCVPDWNELMNRQAHPS